DNA from Leptospira harrisiae:
GGGGATTGGATACATTCTTGTTGTTGATCCAACTCTTGTTGAGGAAGTGATATCTGAATTGAAATCACTTGGTGAAGATGTCTATTTGATTGGAAAAACAGATTCTTCTGGAACCATTACTATTAAGTAGTTAACGGAAAACTAACTTTAAAAACAGTTCTGCCAGGGATCGACTCAAATTCTACATTTGCATTGTGCCTATTTGCAATTTCTTTCACTAAATAAAGGCCAAGCCCGAGTCCATCTCCGGTGATCTTGGTTGAAAAAAATGGCATAAATACTTTCATCTGGTTTTCTTGTGTGATGCCAACGCCTGAATCTTCTATTTCGACAACGATTGTTTCTGATTTTTTAAAACTTCGAATCTGAATCGTACCTTTTGATGCAACTGCTTGAATAGAATTCCAAATGATTTGGCTCCAAAGTTGAACTAAATCTCCTTGGATACAGCGAACATTTCCACTATATTCCAAATTGAGAACAAGATTGATGTCTCTTAAAAAATATTCCTTATAAAGAGAAATTGCAGAATGAATTGTATCGGTTAAAGAATAATCGGAAAGTTCTAAGTTTGATTGTAGTCCTGCAAAGTTTTTAAGTGTATAAGTAATTTTTGAAAGTCGTTTTACTGAATATAAAATATGTTCTGAAGATTGTTTCACGAGTAAAAGCCTTCGTAAAATTTGGAAGTCCTCTTTGTTACGTATGATAAATTTAATTTTAGAAATGATCGAGTGTGATAAATTACGTATCCCTGAATCTACAAAAAGTTCTGCTAGTTCTTCAGCAAACGGGAGTTCATGTTGTTTTAAACTTTCTATAAGTGATATGCGAGCTTGTCTATTTGACAATCCTGTGATAATTCGGAGTCCACTTGAATCTGTATCAAGAATCAATTCAATGAGTTCATTGATTTTTATTGTTTTTTCTTGGATTCTTTCTTCTTCCCATTCAGAAATCAATGTTTCCACAGATGATTTGATCATCCCAATTGGGTTGTTGATTTCATGTGCAAGTCCAGAAACTAATTGCCCAAGAGAAACCATCTTCTCGTTCTGAATCAATTTTTGTTGTGCTTCCCTCAGCGCATAAAGTGCAGAGTTTAATTCAAAGTTGCTAGATTGTAATTCTTTGGTTCTGGCTTTTACTTTTTCTTCCAAAGATTTATTTAGTTCTTTAAGTTCAATTTCTGCTGCACGTTTTGAGGTTTGATCAATTCCGATCCAAATGATTTTGGAAGGTTCGCTACGATTGTCACGAATGATCCCAAGCCTCCATTCTAAAAAAAGGATTTGGTTTGTCGAAGTTACACAACGTAAAATTAAACTCTCTGCTATGTTTTGAATTTCATTTACATCATCCAATACATCTTTTAGATATTCTCTGTCTTCTGGTAATAAAATCACATCCTGAATATACTTTCCTAAGGCATCTGCTTTTCGAATTCCTAAAATTGTTTCTGCCGCCGAATTGATACTTTCAATCATACCATTGGCATCCGTTAATAAAATAATATTGGCGGCGTTATCAAAAACTGTGTTGTTTAGGCTTTTTTCCTGTAACAAAGAAATTTCCGTTTTCTTTGACTTAGTAATGTCAAGTGCCACTACATCGATTCGTTTTTCGATTCCAAGAATGTCAAAGGAAACATTTACATAATGTTCTGTCCAAATTAACGAACCGTTTGCGTGAATCATTCTAAGAATGATTGGTGAATGACCCGCATACAGTTCTCCAATTTTGTGTTGGTCTTCAGGTATAACGATATCTTTAAAAAAATCAGGATTATCATAAAAGAAATTCAAACCATAACCTGTAATTTCTTCCATTTTGGGACTAATGTAAGATGTTCTTGGTTGGGGCAAAAATTCGATATTGTAGATGATGGCCGGAAGTTGGTTATACATGATGAGAAGGCGAACATTTACATCTTTGATTGTTTTTTGCAAATGTTCTAATTCTTCTAATGATAAATTTAATTTTTTTGTTTGAATGTTGAAATTAAAAAGAATACATCCAACTCCAAATAAAAACATGAATAGTGTATTGATAATGTAACCGATAGGTCTATACCATTCTATCCCAAAAAGATAAGGGAAGGTGAGTCTCTGAAGTGCAATGATCAAACAAATAATTAGGAAAAAAACTCGGAAAGTTTGTGGATATGTGTTTAATTTATAAACAATAACTCCAAATAATACTAAGGCTCCTGCATTAAATAGAGCAGATGGGAGAGCGATCCAAAAAAAACCGATCTCTGTTAAAAGGAGAGTTACAAAAAATACATAAACAAATATCGAAATGGAATATAAATACGTTAGTTTGACTTTTTTGGTGGCAATCGGTGCTATTGCCGCTATTAGAAGATAAGAACCAAAAATGGCACAGCTTTCCGAAAAGAAAAAAAAGATCCTTTCGCTTCCTTCACCGAAGAGATAAAGGGCAAGGTTTCTAAAAACAAGAACAGCTAAAAAAATGGCTGTATAAACTAATTTAACTTCTGATTTCGAATGTTTCGACAGAAAATATATTATAAATGCTAAAGAAGTATTGAATACTACGGATATAATAGTAATTGCAAAGATTACATTTACTTCAAATGGCATCATTATTTTAAAAAAGCTCCGTCCCTAGTTTGATTAGTTGTTCATTGTTGAATGGTTTTAACATCCAAGCATTTGCACCATGAAACAATGCGTTGGAAACGATCTCCGGTTTATCTTCCACAGGTAATGACTGTAAGCCCTTGGCTACTCAATGCTAACCGAACAATTTTTAATACAGCAGAAGAATCATCGACTACAAGAATTGATGTCATAGAGTATTTATGTTAGTTGGGAAATAAGTTTGATCAAAGATTCATTTGCGAAGGGTTTGACAAGCCAACCCACTGCACCTGCGGCCTTTCCTTTGTTTTTCATTTCTTCGCTAGACTCAGTTGTGAGCATAACAATTTTCATGGATTTACCATTGTCTGTTTTGAGAGCCTTTTCCGTTAATTCGATTCCAGTCATACCAGGCATATTTACGTCAAATATTCCTATATCAAAACTAGATGATTCAATTTTTTGAAGTGCATCTGTTCCATTAGTTGCTGAAGTGACTTCATGTCCTTCTGTTGTTAAAACCAAGTTCAATATTTTTAGAACTGCTGGTGCATCATCTACTGTTAGTATTCTTGCCATTTTATTTCTCCTCTTCTGACAATGGGAATCGAATTGTTAAACATATATCTTTTGAATTTTCATTTCGGAAATTATTTTCAATATTATAAATTTGAACATTGGATTTGTGCAGATCCAAAATCTTTTTTACCAGAGGCAACCCAAGTCCAAATCTAAATTGTTCGAATTTCGCATAACTATCATCTACAACCGAGGAAATTCGAAAAAAAGGTTCGAATACAAAACTTTCAAATTTTTCTGGGATTCCATTGGTCCCATCCTGATTCTGATATGCTGGGTTAATTACTTTTAATTCTAAAAAATTTTCTTTGTGAAAAAATATAAGATATATCATATCCTTTTCCTTTGAATATTTGATCGCATTTAAAAGGATTTCACGAATAACATAAGAAAGTTTAGTGGCATCGAAACGGATTTTTTTTCCGATCACCGAAGATGGGATTTGGCTTAAATTTATTTTCTGGGATTTGATTGAAAGCGCTTCATTTAGGGTTTCTAATTCATAATCGATAATGGGAAGAAGTTTAATTGGAGATTCTTGGGTCTCAATTATGGATTCATCGTCTATAACTGATTGCGAAATAGACATACTATCAAACATACTTTTTGCTGCGTCATAATTTTCTGATAATAAATCCATTATTGGTTTTGGAATGGAATAGTTTTTTCCTTCATCATCTAGTTTACTTTTGGCAATGAGAATGCTGACAACACTCATTAGTGTTCCAATCCCACTTCCCTGAAATAAGTTAATATTCATTTGGTGGATTATGTCTGAGGCAATGTTTTCGTTTTCTTTATGTGAGAGGGATTTTTTCCAATCAAAAATTTCAACCATACGTTTGTAGAGGTGATTTTCTGCTTCTAAAACGAATTGTGATTTTAGTTTAGTTAAAAGGTATTGTAGTGATCTGTCTAAAGTAAATTGAAAATGGTTAGTTTCTATCGGTGTTTGGATGAAATCATATACCATATGTTGCTTTAATAAAGATGCCGTGATGTCCCATTTGGTTTTGTCTGTTATTAAGAGAATGAGTACTTGTGGAAAATTTTTTGTGATTTCCCTCAGTTTATTCTGTTTTTCTTCATTCGTTACATCTGCGATATGGAAAATTAAAAAATGGAATTTTCCTCCTTCTAAAGTTTTCGCAATTTCTTCGAATTGAACTACTCTTTCAAATGTATAATTAATTTCTTTTAATAGATCGGAGATTTGTTTAGTGTTTTCACTTTCTAATAATAAACTATGAGGAATCATAATGAAGCAATTTCCTTAATTTTATCTACTATTGAATGTAAGGAAACCTGATAGGAAACAGCTCCTAGTTCATAAGCAACTTTTGGCATTCCATATACAACACAGGTTTCTTTGTTCTGGCCAATGGTGAGGCATCCTTGGTTTTTTAAGGTTAAAAGACCCGAGGCACCATCATTACCCATCCCAGTTAAAATAATTCCGATGCTATTGTCTGCGATTCCAAGTTCTGAAGCAGATTCAAACAAAACATCTACGGAAGGTCTATGCCCATTTTTTTTATCAGTTTGAAAAATTTTGGTGTAATACTCTGAACCAATTTTTTGAATTCCAAGATGGTAATTTCCCGGAGCAATGTATACGTGACCCATTTGTAAAATTTCTTTGTCGATTGCTTCTTTTACCTGAATTTTTAAATCAGTATTGAGTCGTTGTGCAAACAGTGCAGTAAAGTTTTCCGGCATGTGTTGGGCAATGAGGATGGGTGGAAAAGTTTCGTCAATTTCTTCTAATAACTTTCGTAATGCGGTGGTTCCTCCAGTTGAAGATCCAATGAAAATAAATTTCCGTTTAAACGTAGTTTTCGCATTGTTTTTTTGGAGAAAAGACGATTCCGCTTTTTTCGTTAGATGTTCTTTTGTGAGATTGTAATTTAGACTGGCGTGAAGTTTTGAAAGTAAATCTTCTTTGGTTTCCGAAAGGCTTTCCGGAGTGCCAATGGGTTTGGTCACGTAATCAAAAGCTCCCGCTTCGAGTGCTTCTAATGTAATACTTGCACCTTCTGTGGTAGATGAACTAAACATAATGACTGGCATTGGGTATTGGGGGAGGAGTTTTTTCAGAAAAACAATTCCGTCCATTCCCGGCATATGAACATCCAAGGTCATTACCTCAGGTTGTTTATCTACAATTAGATCCCTTGCCTCGTAGGGATTGTTTGCTTCACCGATGACTTCCCAGTTTGGATCAGATTCAATCCAACGTTTGATCATACTCCGCACAGACTTTTGGTCATCCACAACTATAACAGTATGTTTTTTCATATAGTAACCGATGATGATAAATGTTGGCTAATTAGTTTTCTTACATCTAGGATTAAACCTGCGTGACCGTTACCAAGTATGGTGCAACCTGCTAGGCCATTGATGTTTTTAAAAATTGGTGATATGGGTTTGATCACAATCGACTGGTTCCCTAGGATTTCATCAAATACAATTCCCATTTGTTTTTCATGAGATTCGGTAACGATTACATATTTTTCTTTAATGGATCTTTGGTTATTTAAATCGGAATCTTTTCCAAATAATAAGTTTATATCTACTAATGAAATTTGATTGGTTCTGTATTGAATGCTATGATTATTTTTATATAGTTCATTGATTGGTTCATTGGAAAGATACATTGATTCTTTTACATCAATGGAAGGTAAGATGAAATAAGTATCTGATTTTCGAACAACAAGACCTTCGATGATGGCAAGTGTCAATGGAACTCGTATGAGAAAAGTTGTTCCATGTCCATAATTGGAAAATACATCCACAAATCCTTTGAGAGTCGTTACATTTTTTCGAACAACATCTAGACCAACACCTCTGCCAGAAAGATCGGTTACCACCTTTGCAGTAGAAAACCCAGGATGGAATAAAAATTCCCAAACATCTTTGTCTTCCAAGTTTTCAGTTTCCGATTGGTGGATGAGTCCAAGTGATACTGCTTTATTCAATATTTTTTCTCGACTGAGACCTTTGCCATCGTCACGAACTTCGATCCAAACTTCTTTGCCCGATTGGTTTGCTGTGAGTTGAATTGTTCCTTGCGGTTGTTTGCCAGATTCTTTTCTTTCTTGAGGTGTTTCTAATCCATGATCAATCGCATTTCGTATGATATGAACGAGAGGGTCATACATTTCTTCAATGATGGATTTATCAATTTCTGTATCTTCTCCAGAGATACTCAGTAAAACTTGTTTCCCAGTTTTTTTTGCCGTGTCTCTCACCAATCGTTCCATACGAGAAAAAATTCCTGCAATGGGAACCATACGTAAACTTAGTGTAATCTCTTGGAGGTTTCGAATTAATTTTTTTAATTGTAAGGCTGTCTTTTGAAAGTTTTCAAGTTTGAGTTTTGTGATATCTGGGTGATCCGTTACCATTGGTTCTGTGATGACAATCTCACCAACGATATCGAGAAGTGAATCCAACTTATCTGTATCAATCCGAATATCCTTTTTAATTATTGTTTTCTTTTCGGTTTTTAGATTTTCTTCTGATTTTTGAACTGTTTCTTTTGTAGGAGAACTTTCAGTTTTTTGAAACAAGCCAAATTCTTTTTTTGATTGTTCCTTGGAAAGTTCGTCGATAAAAAGACCAAACTCTTCACTGACTTTCGATTTTGGATTATCAATAAATAAACCGAACCCTTCATTTGGGTTTTCTTCTATTTTAGTTTCCTGAAACAATCCAAACTCTGGAACATTTTCTTTGGCAATTAAATCTTCGGACAATTCGGATTGTTTGACTCTTATCAGATCATTTTTTTCGTTTAGTTTGTTTAAAAAATCAGTTTGTTCAATTTTAAAAAAATCACCACCGGATGGAGATGATTCTTCGTGTTCTACTAATTCATTTAAGTGGTCAAGAGCTGTGATGAGTAATTCGAGAGTGTCTTCATCTTGTGCTTCCGGATTGTTTCGTAAATAATCTAAAAGATTTTCTGCGGAATGTGCCATTTTCACAATGGCGGATAATCCAAAAAAACCGGAACTTCCTTTAATTGTATGGAAATGGCGAAATAAAGTATCAAGTAGATCTCTATTTACGAGGCTACCATCTAACGTTGATTTTTCGAATTGAAGTAGATTCTTTTCGATGTTTTCAAGTGTTTCTCGTGCTTCTAATAGGTATTCTAATACATCGTCTCTTTCCATGGATTAATTTCCCGGAATGTCCTTAATTAAAACGGTTTCTTCTTGTGTGAGTAACCTTTGTAGATTGATAAGAATTTTAACGGAATCTCCAACTCTTCCCGTAGCATAGATAAAACGAGAAGATTTTGATTCTCCGATCTTTGGCGCTAAGTCTATGTTTTCTACCGGGATCCGCAAAACATCGTTTACTGTATCAACTATCAGACCTAGTGGCAAACCATCTAATTCTACTAGAAGAACACAAGTTCTTTCATGGTAAGGTTGGAAGTTCATATCAAAACGCAGGCGAACATCCATAACAGGAATGATTTTTCCTCTTATATTGATCACACCTTTTAAAAAAGGAGCCGTACCGGGAATAGTGGTGATGGCTGGAAGAGCCAAAATCTCTGTAAGGTAACGAACCTCAAATGCATAATCCCGATCTTCCAAACTAAAACAAAGATATAAATCTTTCATGGTATCTTCGTCTGCGCTCATATCCCACGATTTTAATTGTTGATTCATGATGACCTACAATATGATTCTTGGCCTTTCAACCCGAGTGAGAGCTGTTGACTTAGATCCTTCCTCTTTCAATTTGAAACTCATAATAACAGAACGCATGATTTCCACTTGGCGTTTTAGGGTTTCACTAGAAGCAGCTACTTCTTCTGCGGAGGCAGCAGTTGTTGAAGTTACGGTTGTTACTTGGTCGATCCCTTGGGTAATTTGCAGAACTGCCGATTTTTGTTCATGGATGGACAATGCTAAGTCTTTTGTAAGATTACTTACATTTTCTGCGCTGTCGGAGATTTTACCAAGAACTTCTGCAGTTTTTTCAGTGGCATCATTCCCGAGTTTGACTTTTTTCATTGATGATTCAATGAGTAAGGTGGTTTCGTCAGCTGCACTTGCACTTTTTTGGGCCAAATTTCTGACTTCTTCTGCAACTACAGCAAATCCTTTTCCATGTTGTCCTGCTCTTGCTGCTTCGACTGCTGCATTGAGCGCTAGGATATTGGTTTGGAAAGCAATGTCATTGATGACTTTATTGATTTTAGAAATTTGATCAAAAGAATTACTAATCTCTCCCATAGCTGAAACTAGGTCTTTCATTTTAGAATTTCCTTCTAACGCTTGTTTTGCAGTCGATTCAGAAAATTCTGTCATTCTTTCTGCATTTTCTGCATTGGCAAGGAAACTGTTCCCAATTTCCGTGAGTGTTGCTGAAATTTCTTCCACTGCGCTTGCTTGTTCGCTTGCTGCTTCCGAAAGTGAGGTACTTGCATCCGCTAATTGTTGGGCTCCCAAATCCACCTCTTGGGAGGTAAAATATAATTTTTCGACTACATCGGATAAGTTGACAAGCATACGACGTAGACTTAGGCCCAATTGGTCTCGTTCTGATTTGAGTGTCACATCTGCACTGAGATCTGAATTGGCAATTCGTTCTAAATGTTCGGCCCGTTCCTTGATAAATGAAACAAGTTCCATAAAAGCTTGTGAAAGCTGTTGGATTTCATTTCCTTCTAAATGTTTTGTATTGGAATGGGTTTTATGTTTTGTCTCTAAGTTTACATCTAAGTCTCCAATGGAAACCATTTGCGCTACTTCTACAATTTTTTTCATTGGAGCGGCAATAGAATCTGAGAAAAATATAGCTATGACAAAAACCAAAACAAAAGCAATGGCTACAACTGCTGTGACAATGGCTAACGAACTTTTAAATTGTGCTTCTGATTTATGGTATTCTTCTTTGGCAACCTTCAGTTGAACACGAATCAAATCATCCAAGTGGTGGGTAAGCGGTTCAAAGATAGGATACATGTCCACCGTGACAAATTTTTCGAGTTCAACCTCGTTTCTTGTTTCTAATAAGACTCGGAGTTGTTTGACACCTGCCTTAAGTGGTGGAAATTCTTTTTCCATCTGATCAATGATCGCTTTTTCTTCTGGAACAAGATACGTTCCCAAATAGACCTTCCAAACGGTATCAGCTTTAGTTTCTGATTCTCTAATTGACTCAAGTGCTTCTTCGACTGTGATTTTTTTGGCACGAACTTTGTTGGCTGAATCAATAATTCCAATCAAATAAGCATCCGATACTTCTTTGATTTGGCTAATCGGAACAACTCGATCTTCAAACACTGTGTGGAGTGAAGCTAAAATTTGTCGTGCTGAATAGAAGCTGGCACCAGCAACAACAATCATCAATAGAATGGTTACCATAAAGGCCAAAAGTAATTTGACTCGAATTTTAAGATCATGAATCCATTTCATAGTTTTCCCCTAGAGGTGGACGGAATTCTAATTCATGAATTGAGTTAGTCAAGTCTTTCCTAATATTAAATTATAAAAAACAAAAAGAGTTAAAAAAGAACTAAAATGTTTTGGAATATCCTAAGCTAACATAGAATAAATGAGAAGGAATCTTTTGTAAGGTATAAGCTTCTCTCAGCCAAGTTTTTGCAATTGCATCTGCTAGGGAATTCCCAGTGTTGATTTGTTCGATTGAATTTAAGATTGAGGTATTGTACGCACCATAAATTCGCGAAGGATTGGTTACTTTCCCATCTTCAGAACTTCGATTCCAGTGTGCTTTGTTTGGATCTCCGCCTGCATATCCATAATAATTATTTGTATCCCAAAGGTAGAGATCGGGACGAAAGATATGTGCGAGTTTGATAAAAAAATCACCAAAGAAAAATGAAGTAGAAGTTGTGATATCTTGGATTCCATTTCGATTGTCAACTGCATTATTACTCATGGCATAACCTAAATTGAAATGAGGCATAATTCTAAAAAATTCTTCTTCTCGGAATGTATAGGAAGCACTTAAGGAAAGATAATTTTTGCCCGCAAGTAACCCTCCATTTTCAGTAGAATACTGTGTGTAATAGGAGAGTGTTGGTTTCATTATTTTTAAAATAGGAAGTTTCCATTGTACAAAATACTCATGCCATACGAGTCTTGTAATGGCATCAGGATTGTTCGTATTCTGTGTGTTATTCGGTCCACCTGAAACATAAAGATTTTGTTTTTGAGTGTTAGGAGAAAGGAGAGAATTTGGTGTTTTTTGGAAAGTATTATAAAACCAAATTCCGACAACAAAATCACCAAACCTGCTGGGATCAAAATGATAACTCATCGAAAAGAACATCCCATCCGAGCGTTTGTTACCGTTTGGCTCTTTTTTTGGCCCATATCCTCCGTTCGGACTGTAACCCATACAGGGATCAGATCCTTCTCCGCCATTGGAGATTCTTTCTTGGATGGAACGAACACAAGGGTCCTGGCCATATGGATCAAAAAACTTTGCTTCTTCACCAGGATACGAAGGTCCAACTCCACCGGGTTTGGATTGTAAAATTCGTCTATCTGAGTCTCTATCGTCTCTGTTTGTTAGTTGAAAGTTCCCAAAAAGAGACCATTGGAATTTTTTTTCAGGTGACCAAACATTGATGCTAGGTTGGAGAGCCGGAGCATAAGTGAAACTTTGGTATGTAGCACCATTCCTTCGGTTTTCGGCTTCTCCTGCAAAGGAATTCCCTCGCCATAAAAAGTCCGAAACTATTTCTGTATTAGTTTCGATGAGGAGAGGTTTTGTTTCATCGAGTTTTGTATCTGACAAAACAGGTATTGAAACGATAAAAAACAAAAATAGAAAACTAAGGATATGGATTTGCGAAAATGGCTTGGAATGTTTCACGAAATCTTCTCCCTCCTTCCTTTCGAATTGGATCTAATAACAAAGTTTCCGATACTCCATTCGAGGTCAGAATGACCCTATATTCATTTTTGTATAAAAAAACATGTACATATTGTGCAAAGGCTTCTGCGTAAGTGTCATCTGCATTGGTTGCTGCATATAAAGACACAAACCCGGTATTGGTTATTTTTTTATAAAGAAGTTTTCCTTCAGGAAATAGAGAAAGAGTCGGAGCACTTTGGTAAAATTTGATTTTGTTTCGTTCAGGAAAAAAAGTCGCCTCATACGGAGAATATGTTTCCGACCACCAGATTCCATCGAATAGAGGAAATTTTCTAAAATCTCTTTGGTCTTCCGAAAAATCAGGAGTATGACCTTTGACGATTGATAAAATATGACCTAACTCATGTAATAAGATGAAGCGAAGAGCCACTTGTTTTGAGTTAGAGTTTTCTAAATGAATACGAATTGAATGTTCTTGGGAAGGAAGGAAGGCTGTTCTTTCTTTTTCTGTTGCCCAGTCATTACAACCTTGTGTGAGTAAATCGGAATCTAAAAAAATAATTCCTCCTATTGGTTTTCCTTTTTCATTTCTCACGATTCCTGTCAGTCCTGTTGAACCTAAGTCTGTTACAAAAAATATTCCATACACATAGGAATCCAAAAGTTTGCTTAGTTCTTTTGGCATCGTTTGATTCATTTGATTGAGTTCCATTTTCCATGGGGATAAATCTTTTGTTGGTTTGGGAATGTCCGTAATTTCATCGATGGCATTGATGGTTGTGAGTGTCTCCAAACGTTTAGAATCCAAGGGATAAACTCTTGAATTCCAAGTTCCTTGGATTTCAGGAAGGTTCTTCGATTGTAATCCAATATTGTTTTTTGCCCAATCGGCGTATGGGTTTTGGGGAAGGGAAAAAGAATTGGGAGTGCAGGCCCAAAAAAGAAAAGGAAAGAGGGATATGAGGTAAGGATTCGATCGCATTTGCCGATTGTATTTCTATATGAAAGGATTTGTTGGTCTATGCTTTTTTTTACCTGGAATCCTTTTCGCAGAAATCAACCCGTGGAATTTACGACCTGACGTTCGGATTTTAACTAGAAAAGAAGTGTCTCATATCGTGATGGAAAGAAGACCTGACCACTATCGGGTAACACTGATCGTTTCCGAACGATTCCCATACAATTATAAAGCCCTCTCACACCCTTTTTTCTTCCGAATGGAAGATGAGAAAAAAGCTTTCGAACTTGCGAATCAAATGGACAAGTATTTGGATTCAGGAAAACCTTTCACCATCACCTTGAATGGATCAGAGATCCAAACTTTGGTATGGGGAGAACCCTGATTGACACGTTCCTTTTATTTATACTTTAAAGAAATATTTCGCAAACCAACGAAAACAGAATGGGAGATTTTAAAGTTAGTAGAAGCCCGTTATGATAAAGAATATACTTATTATATTTTTATCACTCATATCATTGTTTACTCTTTATTAATTGCACCTCCGTTTTCCGAAATCCAAATGCAAATTTTACCTTATCTACTTGGGGTATCTATTGCTCGACTTATTTTACTTTTGCAATTTTATACAAAAAATGTTCCTATACAGAGAGTCATTTACTTCAGCGGATTTGTAGGTGATGGACTTGTTTATATTGTTTTTATGTTGGGAATACATTCCTTCCCATCTCTTGGAAGTTTTTATTTATTAAATTCTTACCTCATGTCTTTTATTTTTCCCATTCTTTTGTATAGTACGAGACTCGATCCTAAGGCATGTATTTTAAGTGCTTCCTATTTTTCTATATTGCATATCATTTATATTTATAATTTACCGCCTTCTGTTTCCGATCAGTTTTCATTTTTTAGTAAATACTTTTTGATTTTAGTGTATTGGGGAAGTGCTGCACTAGGTACAGTTTTTGTTTTGAACAAACGAAAAGACACAACAGATATGTACAATCTTTCTGAAGAAAAAAGATTTATGTTACACGAGTTGGAATTAGCAAAAAAAATACAAGATGCACTTTTTCCAGGGAATATAAAAATTCCAAGTCTTGCCTTTACCTATTATCGCAAAAGCCCTAATGTCATTGGTGGTGACTTTTTTGATTTTGTGCAACTCAGGGAAGGAAACGTAGGTGTATTTTTAACGGATGTAGCTGGGCATGGAATTTCATCTGCGATGGTTGCGTCCATCATGAAGGTTCTTGTTTCTACCATTCCCTATCGTTTCAAAACGGCACCGGCCAAACTTATGGATTATTTGGATGATCGATTGGCTCATGATTTAAACAAATACCATGCTTCAGCGATTTATTTATTTTTTGATTTTATAGAAAAAAAACTAACTTTAGGAAATGCGGGTCATCCTTATTTGATTTTGGCGCACAAAGGGGAGGATTTTCAAGAGTTAGAAACCCAAGGTGCGATCCTAGGATTTAATATTAAAATCCCACCTATTACAGAAAAAACAATATCTATTGC
Protein-coding regions in this window:
- a CDS encoding chemotaxis protein CheW; the encoded protein is MNQQLKSWDMSADEDTMKDLYLCFSLEDRDYAFEVRYLTEILALPAITTIPGTAPFLKGVINIRGKIIPVMDVRLRFDMNFQPYHERTCVLLVELDGLPLGLIVDTVNDVLRIPVENIDLAPKIGESKSSRFIYATGRVGDSVKILINLQRLLTQEETVLIKDIPGN
- a CDS encoding methyl-accepting chemotaxis protein — protein: MKWIHDLKIRVKLLLAFMVTILLMIVVAGASFYSARQILASLHTVFEDRVVPISQIKEVSDAYLIGIIDSANKVRAKKITVEEALESIRESETKADTVWKVYLGTYLVPEEKAIIDQMEKEFPPLKAGVKQLRVLLETRNEVELEKFVTVDMYPIFEPLTHHLDDLIRVQLKVAKEEYHKSEAQFKSSLAIVTAVVAIAFVLVFVIAIFFSDSIAAPMKKIVEVAQMVSIGDLDVNLETKHKTHSNTKHLEGNEIQQLSQAFMELVSFIKERAEHLERIANSDLSADVTLKSERDQLGLSLRRMLVNLSDVVEKLYFTSQEVDLGAQQLADASTSLSEAASEQASAVEEISATLTEIGNSFLANAENAERMTEFSESTAKQALEGNSKMKDLVSAMGEISNSFDQISKINKVINDIAFQTNILALNAAVEAARAGQHGKGFAVVAEEVRNLAQKSASAADETTLLIESSMKKVKLGNDATEKTAEVLGKISDSAENVSNLTKDLALSIHEQKSAVLQITQGIDQVTTVTSTTAASAEEVAASSETLKRQVEIMRSVIMSFKLKEEGSKSTALTRVERPRIIL
- a CDS encoding PP2C family protein-serine/threonine phosphatase, with product MTRSFYLYFKEIFRKPTKTEWEILKLVEARYDKEYTYYIFITHIIVYSLLIAPPFSEIQMQILPYLLGVSIARLILLLQFYTKNVPIQRVIYFSGFVGDGLVYIVFMLGIHSFPSLGSFYLLNSYLMSFIFPILLYSTRLDPKACILSASYFSILHIIYIYNLPPSVSDQFSFFSKYFLILVYWGSAALGTVFVLNKRKDTTDMYNLSEEKRFMLHELELAKKIQDALFPGNIKIPSLAFTYYRKSPNVIGGDFFDFVQLREGNVGVFLTDVAGHGISSAMVASIMKVLVSTIPYRFKTAPAKLMDYLDDRLAHDLNKYHASAIYLFFDFIEKKLTLGNAGHPYLILAHKGEDFQELETQGAILGFNIKIPPITEKTISIAAGDRFFIYTDGLIESTDPEGNSLGTEGLLALLNRHSQSSNIKELEVSLLTELKSNYGLDSFSDDTMFLILEVEE